One window from the genome of Sphingomicrobium arenosum encodes:
- a CDS encoding hypervirulence associated TUDOR domain-containing protein, whose product MSNSNSFQTNQYVKWDWGNGTGCGQIEERFEREVTRTIDGNEVTRDGSEDNPAYLIKQDDGGKVLKKGSELEAQN is encoded by the coding sequence ATGAGCAATTCGAACAGCTTTCAGACCAACCAATATGTCAAATGGGATTGGGGCAATGGCACCGGCTGCGGCCAAATCGAGGAGCGCTTCGAGCGCGAGGTGACGCGCACCATCGACGGCAATGAAGTGACGCGCGATGGGTCGGAAGACAATCCCGCCTATCTCATCAAGCAGGATGACGGCGGCAAGGTATTGAAGAAGGGCTCGGAGCTCGAAGCGCAGAATTGA
- the queF gene encoding preQ(1) synthase, with translation MTPKHLGQTSALPASPEAAELDYVPNPRAGELYLVRFAAPEFTSLCPVTGQPDFAHLVLDYAPGETIVESKSLKLFLGSFRNHAAFHEDCTVGIGKRLFDEMQPRWLRIGGYWYPRGGFPIDVFWQSGEPPKGLWLPDQGVASYRGRG, from the coding sequence ATGACCCCCAAGCATCTCGGCCAGACCAGTGCGCTGCCCGCCTCGCCCGAGGCCGCAGAGCTCGATTACGTCCCCAACCCGCGTGCCGGCGAGCTCTATCTCGTTCGTTTCGCCGCGCCCGAATTCACCTCGCTGTGCCCGGTCACCGGCCAGCCCGATTTCGCGCATCTCGTCCTCGACTATGCGCCGGGCGAGACGATCGTGGAGAGCAAGAGTCTCAAGCTCTTCCTCGGCAGTTTCCGCAACCATGCCGCCTTCCACGAGGATTGCACCGTGGGCATCGGCAAGCGCCTGTTCGACGAGATGCAGCCCCGTTGGCTGCGCATCGGCGGCTATTGGTATCCGCGCGGCGGCTTCCCGATCGACGTCTTCTGGCAGTCGGGCGAACCGCCCAAGGGGCTGTGGCTCCCCGACCAGGGCGTGGCAAGCTACCGCGGGCGCGGCTGA
- a CDS encoding nuclear transport factor 2 family protein, whose translation MSEELTLVERLEAEWRAALFAKDEGALRRLIHPDFQLVGVRGPDVVTLDLDGWIAALANMDVVDLCVDITHCARVGGTIVATVDARWSVRYLGQVIQERVLLSDIWVEADGGWQVIRRHSSPLPCD comes from the coding sequence ATGAGCGAGGAACTGACCCTCGTCGAACGGCTCGAGGCCGAGTGGCGCGCCGCGCTCTTCGCCAAGGACGAAGGCGCGCTCCGGCGCCTCATCCATCCCGACTTCCAGCTCGTGGGCGTGCGCGGACCCGATGTGGTGACGCTCGACCTCGACGGCTGGATCGCCGCGCTCGCCAACATGGATGTCGTCGACCTATGCGTCGACATCACTCATTGCGCGCGCGTGGGCGGTACCATCGTCGCGACCGTCGATGCGCGCTGGTCGGTGCGCTATCTCGGCCAAGTCATTCAGGAACGCGTATTGTTGTCCGACATATGGGTGGAGGCAGACGGCGGATGGCAGGTGATTCGGCGGCATTCATCGCCGCTGCCCTGCGATTGA
- a CDS encoding helicase HerA-like domain-containing protein, whose protein sequence is MRLSDETIFIGTAGEGGARQSLRLDRANRHGLIAGATGTGKTITLQGLAEGFSRAGVPVFLADVKGDLAGLALPGSATHKLHEPFTKRAAKIGYADYGYEDFPVRFWDLFGRQGHPVRTTVSEMGPLLLARLMDSNDTQEGVLAIAFHLADAEGLALLDLDDLQAMLVEVGERRSELTLDYGNVSTASIGAIQRKLLQLRTQGGDLFFGEPALDLADIMAMGDGGKGFINILAASDLMRSPRLYSTFLLWLLSELFEELPEVGDPDKPKLVFFFDEAHLLFDEAPKALVEKVEQVVRLIRSKGVGVYFVTQNPIDIPDEVAGQLGNRVQHALRAFTPRDEKAVRSAADTFRQNPGLDVAEVITQLKVGEALVSTLDEEGAPTPVERTLVKPPSARAGTISSGERAVIMASDGIGTRYDEAVDRESAEEILEARAAKKAEEAAAAQEREAAQEERDKAERAERRSTGGRRSSSTVEKIGKAVERTIVNKVGRQIGNAILRGVFGNMSRGGGIFGAASADKAAPRKAARKTKRSPSKPDWKRVR, encoded by the coding sequence GTGCGGTTGAGCGACGAGACGATTTTCATTGGCACGGCCGGCGAGGGTGGGGCGCGCCAGTCGCTTCGCCTCGACCGCGCCAATCGCCACGGCCTCATCGCGGGCGCGACCGGCACCGGCAAGACGATCACCCTGCAAGGTCTCGCCGAGGGCTTCAGCCGCGCCGGCGTCCCGGTCTTCCTTGCCGATGTGAAGGGCGACCTCGCCGGGCTCGCGCTGCCGGGATCGGCGACGCACAAGCTGCACGAACCCTTCACCAAGCGCGCCGCCAAGATCGGCTATGCCGACTATGGCTATGAGGACTTCCCGGTGCGCTTCTGGGACCTCTTCGGGCGCCAGGGCCATCCCGTCCGCACCACGGTGAGCGAGATGGGGCCGCTCCTCTTGGCGCGGCTCATGGATTCGAACGACACTCAGGAAGGGGTGCTCGCCATCGCCTTCCACCTCGCCGATGCCGAAGGCTTGGCACTGCTCGATCTCGACGACCTGCAGGCGATGCTGGTCGAGGTGGGCGAACGGCGCAGCGAACTCACGCTCGACTATGGCAATGTCTCGACCGCGAGCATCGGCGCCATCCAGCGCAAGCTGCTCCAGCTTCGCACGCAGGGCGGCGACCTCTTCTTCGGCGAACCCGCGCTCGACCTCGCCGACATCATGGCCATGGGCGACGGCGGCAAGGGCTTCATCAACATCCTCGCCGCCAGCGACCTGATGCGCAGCCCTCGGCTTTATTCGACCTTCCTTCTCTGGCTGCTCTCCGAATTGTTCGAGGAGCTTCCCGAGGTCGGCGATCCCGACAAGCCGAAACTCGTCTTCTTCTTCGACGAGGCGCATCTCCTGTTCGACGAGGCCCCCAAGGCGCTGGTCGAGAAGGTCGAGCAGGTGGTGCGGCTCATCCGCTCCAAGGGTGTGGGCGTCTATTTCGTCACGCAGAACCCGATCGACATCCCCGACGAGGTGGCGGGGCAATTGGGCAACCGTGTCCAGCACGCGCTGCGCGCCTTCACCCCGCGCGATGAAAAGGCCGTGCGCAGCGCCGCCGACACCTTCCGCCAGAACCCCGGACTCGATGTCGCCGAGGTCATCACCCAATTGAAGGTCGGCGAAGCGCTGGTGTCCACACTCGACGAAGAGGGCGCGCCGACGCCGGTCGAGCGTACGCTGGTCAAGCCGCCCTCGGCGCGCGCCGGCACCATCTCCAGCGGCGAGCGCGCGGTGATCATGGCTTCGGACGGCATCGGCACGCGCTATGACGAAGCCGTCGACCGCGAGAGTGCGGAGGAAATTCTCGAGGCGCGCGCGGCGAAAAAGGCTGAGGAAGCCGCCGCTGCACAGGAGCGCGAGGCCGCGCAGGAAGAACGCGACAAGGCCGAGCGCGCCGAGCGCCGCTCGACGGGCGGGCGGCGCTCCTCCTCGACGGTGGAAAAGATCGGCAAGGCGGTCGAGCGTACCATCGTCAACAAGGTCGGGCGCCAGATCGGCAATGCCATCCTGCGCGGCGTGTTCGGCAACATGTCGCGAGGCGGCGGTATCTTCGGTGCCGCGAGCGCCGACAAGGCCGCGCCGCGCAAGGCCGCGCGCAAGACCAAGCGTTCGCCATCCAAACCCGACTGGAAGCGCGTCCGATGA
- a CDS encoding Do family serine endopeptidase has translation MAKEMTAVRYVYGIAAAVLLGGSAYSMTGGELAGMQAQNAPRPVPVLGAPESFADLSARLQPAVVNISTRQQVEVQRRRGVDPFDQFFRRFGVPNPRGQAEEQDEDEPITRETGSLGSGFVISPDGYIVTNNHLIESRDGNGGTVDEVYVTFPDRTEYEARIVGRDADSDLAVLKIEGTNLPYVNWGDSDGVRVGDWVIAIGNPYGLGGTVTAGIVSALHRGITGLGAYDRYIQTDASINMGNSGGPMFDMAGNVIGINSALISPTGASVGIGLAIPAEAAIPVIESLRRGEAPMRGYLGVSLQPLSEDVADALGLPKERGELVRSIVEGQAAEAAGLRQGDVILTIDGTPVTPDNTVSYLISNTPVGATVPLTIIRDGERRTVNVRVNQRPTREELARQLGVTDEEDDGMAAEDETPVDGGDALGMTLQPLNDQIREGLRLEEDLEGVIISRVDPGSNAAQRGLQRGEVIMRVNRREVRSLSDVTAAVNAARAAGRDSVLVLVKRGRQPARYVGIELER, from the coding sequence ATGGCCAAGGAGATGACCGCCGTGCGTTATGTCTACGGGATTGCCGCCGCAGTCTTGCTCGGGGGGAGTGCCTATTCGATGACCGGCGGCGAACTCGCCGGCATGCAGGCGCAAAATGCCCCGCGACCGGTCCCGGTTCTGGGCGCGCCCGAAAGCTTCGCCGACCTGTCGGCCCGGCTCCAGCCCGCCGTCGTCAACATCTCCACCCGCCAGCAGGTCGAGGTCCAGCGCCGCCGCGGCGTCGATCCCTTCGACCAGTTCTTCCGCCGTTTCGGCGTCCCCAATCCGCGTGGACAGGCCGAGGAGCAGGACGAGGATGAGCCAATCACCCGCGAGACGGGCTCGCTGGGCTCGGGCTTCGTCATCTCGCCCGACGGCTATATCGTCACCAACAACCATCTCATCGAAAGCCGCGACGGCAATGGCGGCACGGTCGATGAAGTCTATGTGACCTTCCCCGATCGCACCGAATATGAGGCGCGCATCGTCGGGCGCGATGCCGACAGCGACCTCGCGGTGCTCAAGATCGAGGGCACCAACCTGCCCTACGTCAATTGGGGCGACAGCGACGGCGTGCGCGTCGGCGACTGGGTCATCGCCATCGGCAACCCTTATGGTCTCGGCGGCACGGTGACCGCGGGGATCGTCTCGGCGCTGCATCGCGGCATCACGGGGCTTGGCGCCTACGACCGCTACATCCAGACCGACGCCAGCATCAACATGGGCAACAGTGGCGGCCCGATGTTCGACATGGCGGGCAATGTCATCGGTATCAATTCGGCGCTGATCAGCCCGACGGGCGCGAGCGTGGGCATCGGCCTCGCCATCCCCGCCGAGGCCGCCATTCCCGTGATCGAGAGCCTGCGCCGCGGCGAAGCGCCGATGCGCGGCTATCTCGGCGTCTCGCTCCAGCCCTTGTCCGAGGATGTCGCCGACGCACTCGGCCTGCCCAAGGAACGCGGCGAGCTCGTCCGCTCGATCGTCGAGGGCCAGGCCGCCGAGGCGGCGGGGCTGCGCCAGGGCGATGTCATCCTGACGATCGACGGGACCCCGGTGACCCCCGACAATACGGTCAGCTACCTCATCTCCAACACGCCGGTCGGCGCGACCGTGCCGCTCACCATCATCCGTGATGGCGAGCGCCGTACCGTCAACGTGCGCGTCAACCAGCGCCCCACCCGCGAGGAGCTGGCGCGCCAATTGGGCGTCACCGACGAGGAAGACGACGGCATGGCTGCCGAGGACGAAACGCCGGTGGACGGCGGCGATGCGCTCGGCATGACGCTCCAGCCGCTCAATGACCAGATCCGCGAAGGGCTGCGGCTCGAGGAGGATCTCGAGGGCGTGATCATCAGCCGCGTCGATCCGGGCAGCAACGCCGCCCAGCGCGGCCTGCAGCGCGGCGAGGTGATCATGCGCGTCAACCGCCGCGAGGTGCGCAGCCTGTCCGACGTCACCGCCGCCGTGAACGCGGCGCGTGCAGCGGGCCGCGACAGCGTGCTCGTGCTGGTCAAGCGCGGGCGCCAGCCGGCGCGCTACGTCGGCATCGAACTCGAACGTTAA
- the hflC gene encoding protease modulator HflC: MIRYIKNHPLLAFFSAFLILVILATSFPVARETDQGVVVRFGKPERIINPYVEGEGIGGEGAGLTWRIPFAEDVVWIDKRVRDIDMDTQLVLSTDQLRLEVDAFARYRITDPLQMYVAAQRVERVEEALRPILGSQLRNELGRIPFASLLSPEREGVMENIRLGLDAVARQYGAEIIDVRIKRADLPDGSPLDSAFNRMRTAREQEARAIRAQGQKQAQIIRAEADAEAARTYAESFGQDPDFYDFYRAMQSYRTTFVKNGDANDPKGEASIVMSPNNEYFREFTGR; the protein is encoded by the coding sequence ATGATCCGCTACATCAAGAACCATCCGCTGCTCGCCTTCTTCTCGGCGTTCCTCATCCTCGTCATCCTCGCCACCTCCTTCCCGGTGGCGCGCGAGACCGACCAGGGCGTGGTCGTGCGCTTCGGCAAGCCCGAGCGCATCATCAACCCCTATGTCGAGGGCGAGGGCATCGGCGGCGAGGGCGCGGGCCTGACGTGGCGCATCCCCTTTGCCGAGGACGTCGTGTGGATCGACAAGCGCGTGCGCGATATCGACATGGACACCCAGCTCGTCCTGTCGACCGACCAGCTCCGGCTCGAGGTCGACGCCTTCGCGCGTTATCGCATCACCGATCCCCTGCAGATGTACGTCGCCGCCCAGCGCGTCGAGCGCGTCGAGGAAGCGCTGCGCCCGATCCTCGGCTCGCAACTGCGCAACGAGCTCGGCCGCATTCCCTTCGCCTCGCTCCTCAGCCCCGAGCGCGAGGGCGTGATGGAGAATATCCGCCTCGGCCTCGATGCGGTGGCGCGCCAATATGGCGCCGAGATCATCGACGTGCGCATCAAGCGCGCCGACCTGCCCGACGGCTCGCCGCTGGATTCGGCCTTCAACCGCATGCGCACCGCGCGCGAGCAGGAAGCCCGCGCCATCCGCGCGCAGGGGCAGAAGCAGGCGCAGATCATCCGCGCCGAGGCCGATGCCGAGGCCGCGCGCACCTATGCGGAAAGCTTCGGGCAGGACCCCGACTTCTACGATTTCTATCGCGCGATGCAGAGCTATCGCACGACCTTCGTGAAGAATGGCGATGCCAACGACCCCAAGGGCGAGGCGTCGATCGTGATGTCGCCCAACAACGAATATTTCCGCGAATTCACGGGACGTTAG